The following DNA comes from Deinococcus sp. NW-56.
GCCATGACGCACCATCTTCAGGCCATGCTGCAAACCCACCCGCAACCCAGCGCCTTGTTTGATCAGGAGGCACTTCGCGCGTGCATTGAGGCGTGCTTCGAGTGCGCTCAGATCTGCACGTCCTGCGCCGACGCGTGCCTGGGTGAGCAAGGCCACCTGGCACACCTGGTGCGGTGCATTCGCCTGAACCTCGACTGTGCCGACGTCTGCGGAACAACGGGCCGGGTGCTGTCGCGCTTGACCCAGCCTGATCCGAATGTGTTACGCGCTCAGCTTCAGGCTTGCCTGGTAGCGTGCCAGGCGTGCGGGAGCGAGTGCGAGATGCATGCACGGGACATGAACATGCAGCATTGCGCGGTGTGCGCCGAGAGCTGCCGCCGCTGCGAGCAGGCCTGCCAGGAACTCCTGGCCAAGATGACCGCATGAAGCGCCTGCTGCTGATTGTGGGCCTGATGGCTCTCCCGGCCAGCGTGGCTCAAGCGGGGGGCAATGAGGGCGGCACGGTGGTGGGCATGGCCACGACGATGCA
Coding sequences within:
- a CDS encoding four-helix bundle copper-binding protein — encoded protein: MTHHLQAMLQTHPQPSALFDQEALRACIEACFECAQICTSCADACLGEQGHLAHLVRCIRLNLDCADVCGTTGRVLSRLTQPDPNVLRAQLQACLVACQACGSECEMHARDMNMQHCAVCAESCRRCEQACQELLAKMTA